In a genomic window of Vigna angularis cultivar LongXiaoDou No.4 chromosome 6, ASM1680809v1, whole genome shotgun sequence:
- the LOC108344670 gene encoding elongation factor 1-beta 2, translated as MAVTFSNLHTDAGLKSLNDFLSGKTNVSGDQFTKDDIKVYAAVLENPGDAFPSVGKWYEVVSSNLAASFPGNAQGVRFSGQASAPEAAPAKPEASAAEDDDDLDLFGDETEEDKKAAEEREAAKKSAKKKESGKSSVLLDVKPWDDETDMKKLEEAVRSVEMPGLLWGASKLVPVGYGIKKLQIMLTIVDDLVSVDSLIEEQLTVEPINEYVQSCDIVAFNKI; from the exons ATGGCCGTTACCTTCTCAAATCTCCACACAGACGCAGGCCTCAAGTCCCTCAACGACTTTCTCTCTGGGAAGACCAATGTTTCTGG GGATCAGTTTACAAAGGACGACATCAAAGTGTACGCTGCCGTTTTAGAGAATCCGGGCGATGCTTTCCCCAGTGTTGGCAAGTGGTACGAGGTTGTCTCATCTAACCTTGCTGCAAG TTTCCCTGGCAATGCTCAAGGGGTGAGATTCAGTGGTCAAGCTTCTGCTCCCGAGGCGGCTCCTGCAAAACCG GAAGCTTCTGCtgctgaagatgatgatgaccTTGATCTCTTTGGCGATGAGACTGAGGAAGACAAAAAGGCGGCGGAGGAAAGGGAGGCTGCTAAGAAGTCTGCCAAGAAGAAAGAGA GTGGAAAATCTTCTGTTCTGCTAGATGTTAAGCCTTGGGATGATGAGACAGACATGAAGAAACTGGAAGAGGCTGTTCGCAGTGTTGAGATGCCGGGTCTATTGTGGGGAGCAT CCAAACTGGTTCCTGTTGGTTATGGGATCAAGAAGTTGCAGATCATGTTAACCATTGTTGACGACCTTGTATCTGTGGACTCCCTTATTGAGGAGCAATTGACAGTGGAGCCCATCAACGAGTATGTCCAAAGCTGTGACATTGTTgcattcaacaaaatttaa